A window of Asterias rubens chromosome 22, eAstRub1.3, whole genome shotgun sequence contains these coding sequences:
- the LOC117305082 gene encoding serine/arginine-rich splicing factor 7-like, with translation MSHWRDQGPLDCKLYVGDLGSGAAKHELERAFESYGPIVNVWVARNPAGFAFVEFQDPRDAEDAARGLDGRKICGQRVRVEMASGRRRSSRGGYGGGPPRSRYGGGGGGGGGRYGSPPRNYRSRSHSRERKPRRSRRSRSRSRDRSRKSRSRSIERSHSSRSGGHRSKSHDRRSRSRDRRSRSGDRRSRSGDRRSGSGDRMSRSGDRRSVSGDRRSRSGDRRSRSPDRRSKSGERKSRSAERRSGSKDHRSRSRSGSHRGRSRSHSRNRSRSCSKDRKERSSRSRSPKCASPSVDPHQSDNEQPENTDHHGNNDHNDSNDNRLPEENQGQIEGDVPMDSPPEQEVEQTEVPEQVAE, from the exons ATGTCTCATTGGCGAGATCAAGGACCTCTGGACTGCAAATTGTACGTCGGGGATCTTGGATCCGGAGCGGCTAAACACGAACTAGAGAGGGCCTTCGAGAGCTATGGGCCAATCGTCAACGTCTGGGTCGCTCGAAACCCAGCAGGATTTGCCTTCGTTGAGTTCCAAGACCCGAGGGACGCTGAAGATGCTGCGAGAGGGCTCGATGGAAG AAAGATATGTGGACAACGTGTCCGAGTAGAGATGGCTAGCGGGAGGAGGCGGAGTTCCCGAGGTGGATATGGAGGGGGGCCACCCCGATCCCGCTACGGTGGTGGCGGTGGTGGCGGTGGCGGAAG ATATGGATCTCCACCACGGAATTATCGCTCTCGCAGTCACAGTCGAGAGAGAAAGCC TCGCCGTAGTCGCCGGTCACGCTCTAGATCACGTGACCGCTCCCGTAAATCCAGGTCGCGGTCTATTGAACGATCTCACAGCTCACGATCGGGTGGGCACAGATCAAAATCCCATGATCGAAGATCCAGATCCCGTGATCGAAGATCCAGATCAGGTGATCGAAGATCCAGATCAGGTGATCGAAGATCAGGGTCTGGTGATCGCATGTCCAGGTCAGGTGATCGCAGATCCGTGTCAGGCGATCGCAGATCACGATCAGGTGACCGCAGATCAAGGTCACCTGACCGCAGATCCAAGTCAGGTGAGCGGAAGTCTAGGTCAGCGGAGCGAAGGTCAGGGTCAAAGGATCATCGGTCGAGGTCGCGATCTGGATCTCATCGTGGACGTTCAAGGTCACACTCGAGGAATAGGTCGCGAAGCTGCTCTAAAGATCGCAAAGAGAG aTCGTCGCGATCTCGAAGTCCCAAATGTGCCTCACCTTCAGTGGATCCTCATCAGAGCGACAATGAGCAGCCTGAAAACACTGATCACCATGGCAACAACGATCACAATGACAGCAACGACAACAGACTCCCCGAAGAAAACCAGGGGCAGATTGAGGGTGATGTTCCAATGGATAGCCCCCCTGAGCAAGAGGTTGAACAAACTGAAGTGCCTGAGCAGGTAGCGGAGTAG